One window of Pyrus communis chromosome 12, drPyrComm1.1, whole genome shotgun sequence genomic DNA carries:
- the LOC137711674 gene encoding uncharacterized protein, protein MLVSRCAVPFSLGTFFKHLPVSNPTTLCPYRFRPKTLTATSIRSFSYFETLDSRQKEQVHLYVDTLLQWNQKMNLTAVKEADEVMERHIEDSLAIIPPIRNSYFSHCKVPSESLSIVDVGSGAGLPGLILAIACPGWEVTLMESMNKRCVFLEHVVGHIGLSNVQVVRGRAENLGQALCFREKFDVAVARAVAEMRVLAEYCLPLVCVGGLFVAAKGHDPQEEVRNAEKAIQILGASVLQQCTVESHSPYGQRTAIVCLKTSPTPRKYPRDPGTPEKIPL, encoded by the exons ATGTTAGTTAGCCGTTGCGCAGTTCCATTCTCTTTGGGGACTTTCTTCAAACACCTTCCGGTATCGAATCCGACGACGCTCTGTCCGTACAGATTCagacccaaaaccctaaccgcCACCTCAATTCGTAGCTTCTCTTACTTTGAGACGTTGGATTCCCGCCAAAAAGAGCAAGTCCATCTCTACGTCGACACTCTCCTCCAATGGAACCAG AAAATGAATTTGACAGCTGTTAAGGAGGCGGATGAGGTAATGGAGAGGCACATTGAGGACTCGCTCGCAATCATACCCCCTATCAGAAACTCATATTTCTCTCACTGTAAAGTTCCGTCGGAAAGTCTCAGCATTGTCGATGTGGGGAGCGGTGCAGGTCTTCCGGGGTTGATCTTAGCCATTGCTTGCCCAG GTTGGGAAGTGACCCTCATGGAGTCTATGAACAAGCGATGCGTTTTCTTGGAGCATGTTGTCGGTCACATTGGTTTGTCGAATGTTCAAGTTGTAAGAGGAAGAGCAGAG AATTTGGGGCAGGCTCTTTGTTTCAGGGAAAAATTTGATGTAGCGGTAGCCAGAGCGGTTGCAGAAATGAGAGTTTTAG CTGAATACTGTCTTCCTCTGGTTTGCGTTGGCGGTTTGTTTGTTGCTGCAAAGGGTCACGATCCTCAG GAGGAAGTTAGGAATGCAGAAAAAGCAATTCAGATTTTGGGTGCTTCCGTATTGCAACAATGCACAG TGGAATCGCACAGCCCGTATGGACAAAGAACTGCCATCGTATGTTTGAAAACTAGTCCTACGCCAAGGAAGTATCCTCGTGATCCAGGTACTCCAGAGAAAATACCTCTGTAA
- the LOC137709712 gene encoding protein JINGUBANG-like → MECYSSDQYPANDLSDQSEFPYISQPSFQSVPSLNSQNNFPTNTYHHCLTTLQGHNSYISSLTLAGNFIYTGSSDREIRSWRCNPLLEFDNENTTHHDHNMVAAGKGAVKSLAISGDKLFSAHQDHKIRVWKIDSQEPGLQKCSRLATLPTLGDRALKLLMPKNHVQIRRHKKRTWVHHVDTVSALALSSDELLLYSVSWDRTLKVWSTADFRCLESVRNAHDDAINAVTSSNDGYVYTGSADKRIKVWKKDFGEKKHFLVATLEKHNSGVNALALSSDGCVLYSGACDSSIVVWKNKDGGGNMEVVGVLRGHTKSILCLAVVADLVCSGSADKSIRIWRGVNKSYSCLAVLEGHKGPVKCLTAAIDDLCSSSDSSCVIYSGGLDCDIKVWQVLVPSDL, encoded by the coding sequence ATGGAATGCTACTCATCCGATCAGTACCCAGCCAATGACCTCTCTGACCAATCAGAATTTCCCTACATTTCTCAGCCAAGTTTCCAGTCAGTTCCTTCGCTCAACTCACAAAACAACTTTCCAACAAACACTTACCACCACTGCCTCACCACCTTGCAAGGCCACAACTCCTACATATCCTCTCTAACCCTAGCCGGAAACTTCATCTACACCGGCTCGTCCGATAGAGAAATCCGGTCTTGGAGGTGCAACCCTTTACTGGAATTCGACAACGAAAACACTACTCATCATGATCACAACATGGTGGCGGCAGGAAAGGGTGCAGTGAAGTCCCTGGCTATTTCGGGTGATAAGCTCTTCAGTGCTCATCAGGACCACAAGATTCGAGTGTGGAAAATTGACAGCCAGGAGCCCGGTCTCCAAAAGTGCTCGCGGCTAGCCACGCTGCCAACGCTTGGTGACCGCGCTTTGAAGCTCCTGATGCCAAAGAACCATGTCCAAATAAGAAGGCACAAGAAGCGCACTTGGGTGCATCATGTTGACACAGTGTCTGCCCTAGCCTTGTCAAGCGATGAGCTGCTGCTATACTCGGTTTCATGGGACCGTACACTCAAGGTTTGGAGCACAGCAGACTTCAGATGCTTGGAGTCTGTGAGAAATGCACATGATGATGCTATAAACGCAGTAACATCGTCTAATGATGGATATGTTTACACTGGATCAGCAGACAAAAGAATAAAGGTTTGGAAAAAGGACTTCGGAGAGAAAAAGCACTTTTTAGTTGCTACACTGGAAAAGCACAATTCTGGAGTGAACGCACTAGCTCTGAGCAGTGATGGGTGTGTGTTGTATTCTGGTGCATGTGACAGTTCCATTGTGGTTTGGAAGAATAAAGATGGGGGTGGGAATATGGAAGTTGTGGGTGTGCTTAGAGGTCATACCAAGTCAATATTGTGCTTGGCTGTGGTTGCAGACTTGGTGTGCAGTGGCTCTGCAGATAAAAGTATAAGAATTTGGAGAGGGGTTAATAAAAGTTACTCATGTTTAGCAGTTTTGGAAGGGCATAAAGGTCCGGTTAAGTGTTTAACTGCTGCAATTGATGACCTTTGCAGCTCATCTGACTCCTCTTGTGTTATTTACAGTGGTGGTTTGGACTGTGACATCAAAGTCTGGCAGGTCCTTGTTCCTAGTGACCTCTAA
- the LOC137711430 gene encoding aminoaldehyde dehydrogenase 2, peroxisomal-like, with product MEVRVPRRQLFIDGEWREPALKKRIPVINPATEETIGDIPAATAQDVEIAVEAARKALARDKAKDWSSAPGAVRAKYLRAIASKIKERKSELAKLEAMDSGKPLDETTSDIGEVASCFEYYAGLAEELDAKQKTPVSLSTEKFKTHVLKEPVGVVGLITAWNYPLLMAAWKVAPALAAGCAAVLKPSELASITCLELAEVCINVGLPPGVLNIVTGLGNEAGAILTSHPNVDKIAFTGSTITGSKIMAAGAPMIKPVALELGGKSPIVVFEDVDIDKAVEWTCFGIFLTNGQICSATSRLIVHESIAAEFMDRLVKWSKNIKISDPMEQGCRLGPVVSKGQYEKILKFISTAKSEGAKVVYGGDRPEHLKKGFFIEPTIITDVTPSMQIWRDEVFGPVLCVKTFSSEEEALELANDTHYGLGAAVMSKDLERCERFSKGLQAGIVWINSSQPSFIQAPWGGNKRSGFGRELGEWGLELYLSVKQVTEYVSDQPWGWFEAPPLEDDSEMSYY from the exons ATGGAGGTCCGCGTTCCGAGACGGCAGTTATTCATCGACGGGGAGTGGAGGGAACCGGCGCTCAAGAAACGCATTCCGGTCATCAACCCTGCCACTGAAGAAACCATCG GGGATATTCCTGCAGCTACCGCTCAAGATGTGGAGATCGCCGTGGAGGCTGCTCGAAAAGCCCTTGCCAGGGACAAGGCGAAAGATTGGTCCTCTGCGCCAGGGGCTGTTCGGGCCAAGTATTTGCGCGCTATTGCTTCTAAG ATAAAGGAGAGAAAATCCGAGCTAGCCAAACTCGAAGCAATGGATAGCGGAAAACCACTGGATGAAACAACATCTGACATA GGGGAAGTCGCCAGCTGTTTTGAGTACTATGCAGGCCTCGCCGAAGAATTGGATGCAAAGCAAAAGACTCCGGTTTCTCTTTCCACAGAGAAATTCAAAACTCACGTTCTTAAGGAACCagttggggttgttgggttgATAACAGCATG GAACTACCCTTTATTAATGGCTGCGTGGAAAGTAGCTCCTGCCTTGGCTGCTGGCTGCGCTGCTGTTCTGAAACCATCTGAGTTGGCATCTAT AACTTGTTTGGAGCTAGCTGAGGTGTGTATAAATGTCGGTCTTCCTCCCGGTGTCCTCAACATTGTGACGGGACTAGGCAATGAAGCCGGAGCTATTTTAACATCTCATCCAAATGTTGATAAG ATCGCGTTTACTGGAAGTACTATCACCGGGAGCAAGATTATGGCTGCTGGAGCTCCAATGATCAAG CCTGTTGCACTGGAGCTGGGGGGGAAAAGCCCCATTGTTGTTTTTGAGGATGTTGATATAGACAAAG CTGTGGAATGGACCTGCTTTGGTATCTTTTTGACAAATGGTCAGATTTGCAGCGCAACCTCCCGTCTCATAGTGCAC GAAAGCATTGCTGCAGAGTTTATGGACAGGCTTGTGAAATGGAGCAAAAACATCAAGATTTCAGATCCTATGGAACAAGGTTGCAGGCTTGGCCCTGTTGTTAGCAAAGGCCAG TATGAGAAAATATTGAAGTTCATCTCAACGGCTAAAAGTGAAGGAGCAAAAGTTGTGTATGGTGGGGATCGTCCTGAG CATCTGAAGAAAGGGTTCTTCATCGAACCGACCATCATAACTGATGTAACACCGTCAATGCAAATATGGAGAGACGAAGTTTTCGGGCCTGTCCTCTGTGTCAAAACATTCAGTTCAGAAGAGGAAGCTCTTGAACTAGCAAATGACACCCA TTATGGCTTAGGCGCCGCGGTCATGTCAAAGGATCTAGAACGCTGTGAACGCTTTTCTAAG GGCCTTCAAGCAGGAATTGTATGGATCAATTCCTCGCAGCCATCCTTCATTCAGGCTCCATGGGGAGGCAACAAACGAAGCGGTTTCGGGCGCGAATTAGGGGAATG GGG